One Solanum lycopersicum chromosome 4, SLM_r2.1 DNA window includes the following coding sequences:
- the LOC138348014 gene encoding uncharacterized protein: MVNANKMDWSRSLDNSLWAYRTAYKTPISMFPYQLVYGKACHLPFELEHKAMWAMKKLKMDWNEAMEWRLRMFPSKLKSKWTGPFLITQVFPHGVVELENKEGVRFKVTGKRIKIYLGHDEKANEVIEAYHLDEV, translated from the exons ATGGTGAATGCGAATAAaatggattggtcaaggagtCTTGATAAttctctttgggcctaccggacagcatataagactcccatatcTATGTtcccataccaacttgtatatggaaAAGCTTGTCACTTGCCgtttgagttagagcataaggccatgtgggcaatgaagaaactgaaaatggattggaatgaagctATGGAATGgag gtTGCGCATGTTTCCgagcaaactcaagtccaaatggactggtccattCTTGATCACCCAAGTTTTCCCTCATGGAGtggttgagttggagaataaGGAGGGTGTAAGGTTCAAGGTAACCGGGAAACGAATCAAAATCTACCTTGGGCATGATGAAaaggcgaatgaagtgatcgaggcataccatcttgatgaagtctga